A genomic region of Lachnoclostridium edouardi contains the following coding sequences:
- a CDS encoding ABC transporter permease: MGDRWVKVKGLLKYHEFYICLIILAFGCIVQAVSGQFFTANMAVSLCRYMMLPLFFAVGEMLAMVSVGTDVSFPAIAALSSFITTAYFKSIQYSGPVIIVFLAAGIIGFILGMINGFIIAKWRFPTLIVTLGTSTFFIGILNGPLKASNISGIAPAMEQFGKKVLITTTSSVTGFQSKLPAAFLLVVVLYIAVYLIMKYTLAGRGIYAIGGSISSANNAGFHVNRLIFGIFAVIGMLAGIGGALTTCTNYTFNSVDLIGTEMDIIAAVLLGGVKPGKGIGGLRNAVLGVMLLKMVQNNLLILGIPLYWQKAFTGIVIIVGMAISMRSIKEG; the protein is encoded by the coding sequence ATGGGGGACAGATGGGTGAAAGTAAAAGGATTATTAAAATATCACGAATTTTATATTTGTCTGATTATACTGGCATTTGGATGTATTGTACAAGCTGTTTCAGGACAGTTTTTTACGGCGAATATGGCTGTCAGCCTTTGCAGATATATGATGCTTCCTCTATTTTTTGCAGTAGGAGAGATGTTAGCAATGGTGTCTGTAGGGACTGATGTGTCCTTTCCGGCAATTGCCGCGTTAAGTTCATTTATAACTACTGCATACTTTAAATCTATTCAGTATAGCGGGCCTGTTATTATAGTTTTTCTGGCGGCAGGTATTATAGGTTTCATACTTGGAATGATAAATGGATTTATTATTGCAAAATGGAGATTTCCCACATTAATAGTAACCTTGGGAACCTCCACATTTTTCATAGGCATTTTAAACGGGCCCTTAAAGGCAAGTAATATTTCTGGCATCGCTCCGGCTATGGAGCAGTTTGGGAAAAAGGTTCTTATTACCACAACAAGCAGTGTCACTGGATTTCAGTCAAAGCTTCCGGCAGCCTTCCTTCTGGTGGTGGTTTTATATATAGCAGTATATTTGATTATGAAATACACATTAGCAGGAAGAGGAATATATGCAATCGGTGGAAGTATAAGCTCTGCCAACAATGCAGGTTTCCACGTAAACAGGCTGATATTCGGAATATTTGCAGTGATTGGAATGTTGGCAGGCATTGGAGGGGCGCTGACTACATGTACAAATTATACTTTTAATTCTGTAGACCTGATAGGAACAGAAATGGATATTATAGCGGCTGTTCTTCTGGGAGGAGTAAAGCCGGGGAAAGGAATCGGAGGACTTAGAAATGCAGTGCTGGGGGTTATGCTGTTAAAAATGGTGCAGAATAATCTTCTGATTCTGGGAATTCCTTTATATTGGCAGAAGGCCTTTACAGGCATTGTTATTATTGTAGGAATGGCAATATCTATGAGAAGTATAAAAGAAGGCTAA